The Haloplanus salinarum genome includes a region encoding these proteins:
- a CDS encoding tyrosine-type recombinase/integrase, which translates to MLSYRDESAEVIDDGWTYFGPHDLRRTWGTLLVEREVEPGLVMEWGGWEDWETFREHYLGAYSLDAQGRGREKVGWL; encoded by the coding sequence ATCCTATCTTACCGTGACGAATCTGCGGAAGTAATCGACGACGGGTGGACCTACTTCGGTCCGCACGATCTCCGGCGGACGTGGGGCACGCTGCTCGTCGAGCGCGAAGTCGAGCCTGGACTGGTGATGGAGTGGGGCGGCTGGGAAGACTGGGAGACGTTTCGGGAGCACTATCTCGGCGCGTACAGCCTCGACGCGCAGGGGCGAGGGCGGGAGAAAGTTGGGTGGCTCTGA
- a CDS encoding PIN domain-containing protein: MTFLDTSAIIDYLGGVDAVIDYLDGREPFFTSTLCVYEVIDGKLGSGSTDVRNVRQQFGGVQALDLTEEIALEAARLQDQTMSDGVRLSTPDALIAATARSTGDELVVADRDFETDVLESYLTVTNLRK, encoded by the coding sequence ATGACCTTTCTTGACACGTCGGCGATCATCGACTACCTCGGTGGTGTCGACGCCGTCATCGACTATCTGGACGGCCGGGAACCTTTCTTCACCTCGACGCTCTGTGTCTACGAAGTCATCGACGGCAAACTCGGCTCGGGATCGACCGATGTACGCAACGTACGTCAGCAATTCGGCGGCGTGCAGGCGCTCGATCTAACCGAGGAGATCGCGCTCGAAGCGGCGCGGCTTCAGGATCAGACGATGAGCGACGGCGTTCGACTCTCGACGCCGGACGCCCTGATCGCCGCGACCGCCCGCTCGACCGGCGACGAACTCGTCGTGGCTGATAGGGATTTCGAGACGGATGTGCTCGAATCCTATCTTACCGTGACGAATCTGCGGAAGTAA
- a CDS encoding DUF7557 family protein gives MSRTSIPVDSSTKDLLDGLKRDDETWDEFLTRIAADEEPIKAGAWSTDEAERAKERVRKSRENWDDR, from the coding sequence ATGAGCCGAACGTCGATCCCCGTCGATTCGTCGACGAAAGACCTGCTTGACGGCCTGAAGCGTGACGACGAGACGTGGGACGAGTTCTTGACGCGCATCGCGGCCGACGAGGAGCCGATCAAGGCCGGTGCGTGGTCGACTGACGAGGCGGAACGGGCGAAAGAGCGTGTCCGCAAGTCCCGCGAGAATTGGGACGACCGATGA
- a CDS encoding tyrosine-type recombinase/integrase, translating into MNLREHDQRDDMKVWLSQDEVTALLDAADGTQQQIAFALGARCGLRSHEVLDVAPEHVVDTDAGTMLRVHHGKGDKYRETPVPRDLATTIRTVDDVRDAPSNASLVDITSTRSLRRWVTDAAGRVEDDDTGWSYLTFHDLRRTWATALASADVDPLLVCDWGGWNDLETFLDHYRGTFSPEAQERERGKVDWL; encoded by the coding sequence ATGAATCTCCGAGAACACGACCAACGCGACGACATGAAGGTGTGGTTGAGTCAGGACGAAGTGACGGCCCTGCTCGACGCCGCCGACGGGACGCAACAGCAGATCGCGTTCGCCCTCGGGGCGCGGTGCGGGCTCCGGAGCCACGAAGTCCTTGACGTCGCTCCCGAACACGTCGTCGACACCGACGCGGGCACCATGCTCCGCGTTCACCACGGCAAGGGCGACAAGTACCGCGAGACGCCCGTCCCCCGCGATCTCGCGACGACGATCCGGACAGTCGACGACGTGCGTGATGCGCCGTCGAACGCGTCGCTCGTCGACATCACGAGTACGCGGTCGCTTCGGCGGTGGGTCACCGACGCAGCTGGGCGCGTCGAGGACGACGATACGGGATGGTCGTATCTGACATTCCACGATCTGCGTCGGACGTGGGCGACGGCGCTGGCCAGTGCCGATGTCGATCCGTTGCTGGTCTGTGACTGGGGTGGGTGGAACGATTTGGAGACGTTCTTGGATCACTATCGGGGGACGTTTTCGCCGGAGGCGCAGGAGCGGGAACGCGGGAAGGTCGACTGGCTGTAG
- a CDS encoding zf-TFIIB domain-containing protein, with amino-acid sequence MVGVRRYCPACGTRLVTTTSRGGLKRRTCPECNGGDRR; translated from the coding sequence GTGGTCGGCGTGAGACGGTACTGTCCGGCCTGCGGAACCCGTCTCGTCACGACCACGTCCCGAGGTGGACTCAAACGCCGAACCTGTCCGGAGTGCAACGGAGGGGATCGACGGTGA
- a CDS encoding sodium:solute symporter family protein produces the protein MSLQPLGIVVAYLVLALGVGLVAYRVGGNDAEDFYLASRTLGTLVLLFTTFATLLSAFTFFGGPNLAYAAGPEWILVMGVMDGVLFAILWYVIGYRQWLIGRAREYVTLGEMLGDRFASPGLRGLVAGVSLLWLFPYVMLQQMGAGEALRGLTGGAVPYWGGAALITLFMIVYVMLAGLRGVAWTDTLQGLFMLSVLWIAVVWILGSLGGLGAATRGMVAANPEFASLGGGLYTPQFIVSSAVTIAFGVTMFPQINQRFFVAKSATVLKRSFALWPVLVLLLFVPAFMLGAWAAGLPIEVPEGANVLSVLLSEYTPGWFAALVVAGAMAAMMSSSDSMLLSGSAYFTRDLYRPFVRPEASDRREAWIARIGVAVFALLAFVASLSRPGTLIEVGDTAFSGFALLAPPVIVALYWEATTRDGMLVGVAVPQLLYLAHVLVPATPVEVGGATVSLLARSYGGWDVALAFMLLAAALTVGVSLVSSPSIDEDATRFAVGGD, from the coding sequence GTGAGCCTCCAGCCGCTCGGCATCGTCGTCGCGTATCTCGTCCTCGCGCTCGGCGTCGGCCTCGTGGCCTACCGCGTCGGCGGGAACGACGCCGAGGACTTCTATCTCGCCAGCCGCACCCTCGGGACGCTCGTCCTCCTGTTTACCACCTTCGCGACCCTGCTGTCGGCGTTCACCTTCTTCGGCGGCCCGAACCTCGCCTACGCGGCCGGCCCCGAGTGGATCCTCGTCATGGGTGTGATGGACGGCGTCCTCTTCGCCATCCTCTGGTACGTTATCGGCTACCGACAGTGGCTCATCGGGCGCGCACGCGAGTACGTCACCCTTGGGGAGATGCTCGGCGACCGATTTGCCTCCCCGGGTCTCCGGGGGCTGGTCGCGGGCGTTAGCCTCCTGTGGCTCTTCCCCTACGTCATGCTCCAGCAGATGGGTGCCGGCGAGGCGCTCCGCGGACTCACCGGCGGGGCGGTCCCCTACTGGGGCGGCGCCGCGCTCATCACCCTCTTCATGATCGTCTACGTGATGCTCGCCGGCCTGCGGGGCGTCGCCTGGACCGACACCCTCCAGGGGCTGTTCATGCTCTCCGTGCTGTGGATCGCGGTGGTCTGGATCCTCGGCAGCCTCGGCGGCCTCGGCGCGGCCACCCGCGGGATGGTGGCGGCCAACCCCGAGTTCGCGTCCCTCGGGGGCGGCCTCTACACCCCGCAGTTCATCGTCTCGTCGGCAGTCACCATCGCCTTCGGCGTGACCATGTTCCCGCAGATCAACCAGCGCTTCTTCGTCGCGAAGTCCGCGACGGTGCTGAAACGCTCGTTCGCCCTCTGGCCGGTGCTCGTCCTCCTGCTTTTCGTCCCGGCGTTCATGCTCGGGGCGTGGGCGGCCGGCCTCCCCATCGAGGTGCCCGAGGGCGCGAACGTGCTGTCGGTCCTGCTGAGCGAGTACACCCCCGGGTGGTTCGCGGCGCTCGTCGTCGCCGGCGCGATGGCGGCGATGATGTCCTCCTCGGACTCGATGCTCCTCTCGGGGTCGGCCTACTTCACCCGTGACCTCTACCGCCCCTTCGTTCGCCCCGAAGCGAGCGACCGACGCGAGGCGTGGATCGCCCGGATCGGCGTCGCCGTCTTCGCCCTCCTCGCGTTCGTCGCCAGCCTCTCGCGACCCGGCACGCTCATCGAAGTCGGCGACACCGCGTTCTCCGGGTTCGCCCTGCTCGCTCCGCCCGTCATCGTCGCGCTCTACTGGGAGGCGACGACCCGCGACGGCATGCTCGTCGGCGTCGCCGTCCCGCAACTCCTGTATCTCGCCCACGTCCTCGTCCCGGCCACGCCGGTCGAGGTCGGGGGCGCGACCGTCTCCCTCCTCGCGCGCTCCTACGGCGGGTGGGACGTCGCCCTCGCGTTCATGCTGCTCGCCGCCGCCCTCACCGTCGGCGTCTCGCTCGTCTCTTCGCCCTCGATCGACGAGGACGCGACCCGCTTCGCCGTCGGCGGCGACTGA
- a CDS encoding DUF3311 domain-containing protein: MRSIRDWLWIVTFVVLVVFSVPWFLWGTSTVVAGLPVWLWWHIGWMGVAAVVFALFTRTGWDRLMGVDTEAAPRPDGGESR, encoded by the coding sequence ATGCGTTCGATACGCGATTGGCTGTGGATCGTGACGTTCGTCGTCCTCGTCGTGTTCTCGGTCCCCTGGTTCCTCTGGGGCACGTCGACGGTGGTCGCCGGGTTACCCGTCTGGCTCTGGTGGCATATCGGCTGGATGGGCGTAGCGGCCGTCGTCTTCGCGCTGTTCACCCGAACCGGGTGGGATCGGTTGATGGGCGTCGACACCGAGGCGGCCCCGCGACCCGACGGGGGTGAGAGTCGGTGA
- a CDS encoding DMT family transporter codes for MSGTDGRVVSPLVALGVAVLAISTSAILVRWSDAPNVIKALYRVTFTVVALAPLVDGGDRLSLARIGRRDAAVAVAAGVALAVHFVVWFESLDHTTVAASVTIVQAQPVFVAAGAWVLLGERVSRRGALGIGIALAGMVALSFGPALLAAVDPTAEPAADVTGAQYGNALALLGAVAVAGYYLAGRSLRRGLGVLPYVTVVYTACALVLLGVAVAQGLPLVSYAPHEWVLFAAMALGPGVLGHTVVNWALGHLESHVVSVSLLGEPVGSTLLAVVLLSEVPPPGTLLGGAVVLAGIYVTASARTPGRPDQ; via the coding sequence GTGTCCGGGACGGACGGACGTGTCGTGTCGCCGCTGGTCGCGCTGGGAGTCGCGGTCCTCGCGATCAGCACGAGCGCGATCCTGGTCCGCTGGAGCGACGCCCCGAACGTCATCAAGGCGCTGTATCGGGTGACCTTCACCGTCGTCGCGCTCGCTCCGCTCGTCGACGGGGGCGACCGACTCTCGCTCGCCCGGATCGGGCGTCGCGACGCCGCCGTCGCGGTCGCCGCCGGGGTCGCCCTCGCGGTCCACTTCGTGGTCTGGTTCGAGAGCCTCGATCACACGACCGTCGCCGCGAGCGTCACCATCGTCCAGGCCCAGCCGGTGTTCGTCGCCGCCGGGGCGTGGGTGCTCCTCGGGGAACGCGTGAGCCGACGCGGCGCGCTCGGGATCGGGATCGCTCTCGCCGGGATGGTCGCGCTCTCGTTCGGCCCGGCGTTGCTGGCCGCCGTCGATCCGACCGCCGAACCGGCCGCCGACGTGACGGGGGCCCAGTACGGCAACGCGCTGGCCCTCCTCGGCGCAGTGGCGGTGGCGGGGTACTACCTCGCCGGCCGGTCGCTCCGGCGCGGACTGGGGGTGTTGCCGTACGTGACGGTCGTGTACACGGCATGTGCGCTCGTTTTGCTCGGGGTCGCCGTCGCGCAGGGCCTCCCCCTCGTCTCGTATGCCCCCCACGAGTGGGTGCTGTTCGCCGCGATGGCGCTCGGTCCGGGCGTCCTCGGGCACACCGTCGTGAACTGGGCGCTCGGCCATCTCGAATCCCACGTGGTCAGCGTCTCGCTTCTCGGCGAACCGGTCGGAAGTACGCTCCTCGCGGTCGTCCTCCTCTCGGAGGTCCCGCCGCCGGGAACGCTCCTCGGCGGCGCCGTCGTCCTCGCCGGGATCTACGTCACCGCGTCCGCGCGAACGCCCGGCCGCCCGGATCAGTGA
- a CDS encoding VOC family protein has product MDVVDLDHAAFRVSDLDRALEFYHDLLGMPVRDRDRYEAGEVPYVAVVAGGRHLHLVPTDEPFDPDGEHVCLLLRSDGTGTRAEIEALLADLRDAGVEVESGEPHERYGAYGRDWAAYVRDPDGRRIELKLH; this is encoded by the coding sequence ATGGACGTCGTCGACCTGGATCACGCCGCCTTCCGCGTGAGTGACCTCGACCGCGCGCTCGAGTTCTACCACGACCTGCTCGGGATGCCAGTCCGCGACCGCGACCGCTACGAGGCCGGGGAGGTGCCCTACGTCGCCGTCGTCGCCGGCGGCCGCCACCTTCACCTCGTGCCGACCGACGAGCCGTTCGACCCCGACGGCGAACACGTCTGTCTGCTCCTCCGGTCGGACGGCACCGGAACCCGGGCGGAGATCGAGGCCCTGCTCGCAGACCTCCGGGACGCGGGCGTCGAGGTGGAGTCCGGGGAACCCCACGAGCGGTACGGCGCCTACGGCCGCGACTGGGCGGCGTACGTTCGCGACCCCGACGGCCGGCGGATCGAACTCAAACTTCACTGA
- a CDS encoding SRPBCC family protein has protein sequence MAVYQRRTRVDASLDSVWDFHSRVSGLEALTPEWMHLRIEAVEGPDGDPDPEILEPGSRIEASVRPFGVGPRQRWTSLITEREREGATAHFTDEMADGPFRHWEHTHRFFADGSETVVDDRVVYALPLGALGEAVAPLARVGFEPMFRFRHRRTRDLLE, from the coding sequence ATGGCCGTGTACCAACGCCGGACGCGCGTCGACGCGTCGCTGGATTCGGTGTGGGATTTCCACTCCCGCGTGAGCGGACTGGAGGCGCTGACCCCGGAGTGGATGCACCTGCGGATCGAGGCGGTCGAGGGTCCGGACGGCGACCCCGACCCGGAGATCCTGGAGCCCGGATCGCGCATCGAGGCCTCGGTCCGACCGTTCGGCGTCGGGCCGCGACAGCGGTGGACTTCCCTCATCACCGAGCGCGAACGCGAGGGCGCGACCGCTCACTTCACCGACGAGATGGCCGACGGGCCTTTTCGCCACTGGGAGCACACCCACCGCTTTTTCGCCGACGGATCCGAGACGGTCGTCGACGATCGGGTGGTCTACGCTCTCCCGCTCGGCGCCCTCGGTGAGGCCGTCGCGCCCCTCGCCCGGGTCGGCTTCGAACCCATGTTTCGGTTCCGTCACCGGCGGACGCGCGACCTCCTCGAGTGA
- a CDS encoding DUF1611 domain-containing protein, which translates to MSVTLDPDDSVIVLAHEQFPGRAKTAVGVLRYADYEVAAVLDRAHAGGTVTDHVPDVDDAPIVENMDAALDCTDPDALVIGISPIGGEFDESWRPDVRTAIEAGCDVISGLHYFLADDAEFAALADETGVDLIDVRRPPADLTVSEGRAHEVDAEVVLTVGTDCNTGKMTTTLELVAAARERGIDAGFVPTGQTGIMIAGWGIPIDRTIADFAAGAAERMVLEAAADHDVVFVEGQGSIVHPAYSGVTCSLLHGSMPDSLVLTHSAGTEAIHGYESFAVPPIETYVDLYESLAAPVAPAEMAAGALDTRAFDDDDAARDAVAAYGDALGAPATDPIRFGAEEILDDLL; encoded by the coding sequence ATGTCGGTAACACTCGATCCGGACGACTCGGTGATCGTGCTCGCCCACGAGCAGTTCCCCGGCCGGGCGAAGACGGCCGTCGGCGTCCTCCGATACGCGGACTACGAGGTCGCGGCGGTGCTCGACCGCGCCCACGCGGGCGGGACGGTCACCGACCACGTCCCCGACGTGGACGACGCGCCGATCGTCGAGAACATGGACGCGGCGCTCGACTGCACCGATCCGGACGCGCTGGTGATCGGAATCTCACCCATCGGCGGCGAGTTCGACGAGTCCTGGCGGCCGGACGTCCGGACCGCCATCGAGGCCGGCTGTGACGTGATCTCGGGGCTGCATTACTTCCTCGCGGACGACGCGGAGTTCGCCGCCCTCGCCGACGAAACCGGGGTCGACCTGATCGACGTCCGCCGCCCGCCCGCGGATCTGACCGTGAGCGAGGGCCGTGCCCACGAAGTCGACGCCGAGGTGGTGTTGACCGTCGGCACCGACTGCAACACGGGCAAGATGACGACGACGCTCGAACTCGTCGCCGCCGCCCGGGAACGGGGGATCGACGCGGGGTTCGTCCCCACCGGACAGACGGGGATCATGATCGCCGGATGGGGGATCCCGATCGACCGGACGATCGCCGACTTCGCCGCCGGCGCCGCCGAACGGATGGTCCTCGAGGCCGCGGCGGACCACGACGTCGTCTTCGTCGAAGGACAGGGGTCGATCGTCCACCCCGCCTACTCCGGGGTGACCTGTAGCCTGCTCCACGGCTCGATGCCGGACTCGCTCGTCCTGACCCACAGCGCGGGCACGGAGGCGATCCACGGCTACGAGTCGTTCGCCGTGCCGCCGATCGAGACGTACGTCGACCTCTACGAGTCGCTGGCGGCGCCGGTCGCGCCGGCGGAGATGGCCGCCGGCGCGCTCGATACTCGGGCGTTCGACGACGACGACGCGGCCCGGGACGCCGTCGCGGCCTACGGCGACGCCCTCGGCGCGCCCGCGACCGACCCCATCCGCTTCGGGGCCGAGGAGATACTCGACGACCTGCTATGA
- a CDS encoding dipeptide epimerase produces MNTNFERLGLSIDGEFAISRGARTDVETVVVRVCDDAGQTGIGAAAPTAHYGETADTVTAVLPTLLDAVEGVDDPLALGRIERRLRGTIRDNPAARAAVSVACHDLATRRLGIPLYRHLGLDPGRAPPTSYTVAIDEPEAMADTAETAVGEGYGILKVKLGTDRDRERVEAVRAAAPEATIRVDANEAWAPPEAVAKSEWLADLGVEFVEQPVPAENPEGLRRVHERSALPVAADESCVTLPDVPRVADRVDIVNLKLMKCGGIREAVRMVHAARAHGLEVMLGCMVESTASIAAACHLAPLMDYVDLDGALLLAEDPYEGPSYAGGTVAFPDRPGTGVRSIE; encoded by the coding sequence ATGAATACGAACTTCGAGCGACTCGGCCTGTCGATCGACGGCGAATTCGCCATCTCGCGGGGTGCGCGGACCGACGTTGAGACGGTCGTCGTCCGGGTGTGCGACGACGCCGGGCAGACGGGGATCGGCGCCGCCGCCCCGACCGCCCACTACGGGGAGACGGCCGACACCGTGACCGCGGTCCTGCCCACCCTCCTCGACGCCGTCGAGGGGGTCGACGACCCGCTGGCGCTGGGGCGGATCGAGCGCCGACTGCGCGGGACGATCCGCGACAACCCCGCCGCCCGCGCCGCGGTCAGCGTCGCCTGTCACGACCTCGCGACCCGTCGGCTGGGGATCCCGCTCTACCGCCACCTGGGTCTCGATCCCGGGCGTGCGCCCCCGACCTCCTATACGGTCGCCATCGACGAACCGGAGGCGATGGCCGACACGGCGGAGACGGCCGTCGGGGAGGGATACGGGATCCTGAAGGTGAAACTGGGGACCGACCGCGACCGCGAGCGCGTCGAGGCGGTGCGGGCCGCGGCCCCCGAGGCGACGATCCGGGTCGACGCCAACGAGGCGTGGGCGCCCCCCGAGGCGGTCGCGAAAAGCGAGTGGCTGGCCGACCTCGGCGTCGAGTTCGTCGAACAGCCGGTCCCGGCCGAGAACCCCGAGGGGCTGCGCCGCGTCCACGAGCGGAGCGCCCTCCCCGTCGCCGCCGACGAGTCCTGCGTGACGCTCCCGGACGTCCCGCGGGTGGCCGACCGCGTCGACATCGTGAACCTGAAGCTGATGAAATGCGGGGGGATCCGCGAGGCGGTCCGGATGGTCCACGCCGCCCGCGCACACGGCCTGGAGGTCATGCTCGGCTGCATGGTCGAGTCGACCGCCTCCATCGCCGCCGCCTGTCACCTGGCGCCGCTGATGGACTACGTCGACCTCGACGGGGCGCTCCTGCTCGCCGAGGATCCCTACGAGGGGCCGAGCTACGCCGGCGGGACTGTCGCGTTTCCGGACCGACCGGGGACGGGCGTCCGGTCGATCGAATAG
- a CDS encoding FAD:protein FMN transferase — protein MRELDRRSFLTAAAGGVAGAGLLGRTLLVRGDLTEVRSTRLMMGTLVTVTAVTRAPDRAEIGVERAFAEMSRLESVFTRHDPDGEVARLNEAGVLADPSPALVSLLRQCRRVYDRTDGAFDPTVLPVVTAYESGRDAPTDARRRVGEATFDSVAVADAELRTPTPITLDGVAKGAVVDAGTAVLRDWVDAGLVEAGGDVRAFGGSGADSRWRVGVEDPRGDGTVSTLRLDRGGVATSGDYRIFYDEDRTNHHIVTPGTGRSPTADTSVTVVAPDATTADAYSTAAFVMDDDRASPLLDDREGVAALFLTRDGDRRRTDGWADRLADD, from the coding sequence ATGCGTGAACTCGACCGCCGATCGTTCCTGACGGCGGCCGCCGGCGGCGTGGCCGGCGCCGGTCTCCTCGGGCGGACGCTCCTGGTCCGCGGGGACCTCACCGAGGTCCGCAGCACCCGGCTCATGATGGGGACGCTCGTGACCGTCACCGCGGTCACGCGAGCGCCCGACCGGGCCGAGATCGGCGTCGAACGCGCGTTCGCCGAGATGTCGCGGCTGGAGTCGGTGTTCACGCGCCACGACCCCGACGGCGAGGTGGCGCGTCTGAACGAGGCGGGCGTCCTCGCCGATCCGTCGCCGGCGCTGGTCTCGCTCCTCCGGCAGTGTCGGCGCGTCTACGACCGCACCGACGGGGCGTTCGATCCGACCGTCCTCCCGGTCGTGACGGCCTACGAGTCGGGACGCGACGCCCCGACCGACGCCCGCCGCCGCGTCGGCGAGGCGACGTTCGACTCGGTCGCAGTCGCGGACGCCGAACTCCGGACGCCAACGCCCATCACCCTCGACGGCGTCGCCAAGGGGGCGGTGGTCGACGCCGGCACGGCCGTCCTCCGGGACTGGGTCGACGCCGGCCTCGTCGAGGCGGGAGGCGACGTCCGCGCCTTCGGCGGGTCCGGTGCCGACTCCCGATGGCGCGTCGGGGTCGAGGACCCCCGCGGCGACGGCACCGTCTCGACCCTCCGTCTCGACCGCGGCGGCGTCGCCACGTCCGGCGACTACCGCATCTTCTACGACGAGGACCGGACGAACCACCACATCGTCACGCCCGGAACCGGCCGGTCGCCCACGGCGGACACCAGCGTCACCGTCGTCGCGCCCGACGCGACGACCGCCGACGCCTACTCCACGGCCGCGTTCGTGATGGACGACGACCGTGCGTCGCCGCTGCTCGACGACCGTGAGGGAGTCGCAGCCCTGTTTCTCACCCGCGACGGCGACCGACGCCGAACCGACGGGTGGGCCGACCGGCTGGCCGACGACTGA
- a CDS encoding 4Fe-4S binding protein, whose protein sequence is MSRRRRIAVVFALLLVLAVPAPVVAVDRTTIDDPFSERSLTKVYPGADDFSEPSGQYRTVGAYRQVDGERQLAGYVFLTSNVVDVEGYGDEPIEFLVALDTNGTLRGVELVEQHEPFFDRASAIQRLRRFSYQMVGMSVTQDVTLRDPDGNEHHVDALTGASVTTRASIETVTRSARIVAKEKGIVSESALDDGSTNETATNQSSERRMTLGDLGRGAPLARWDAGAPDATAGSNDSLTLYAAPIESDPVKRSLFADRAAGPPDANATVLWVGLNAPGSASRPERLRLHQWTRSYAPPVHETRIDGVDWSAALAIEGTLDTASPFVLDLTVGGERLSRTYGPGGLAVRRPVDAVAARTVPAWVGTVESAWQDNWLAAAALVVFLTGIVGIFTFRSRISRRTGWTTNRLRIGTLGVTLAFIGWYHPTQPTTQQIAILVRELVSWATAGGFRWALFFSAPLVAITFICIALVIPKWGRGVFCGWICPFGALSELLYKLTPWEYELPREYHVKLEKLRYPLFVAIVIGFVISTDFGATLAKVEPFKAAFYSSLVTDPVYIAWSALLVVSGAFMFRPYCRYVCPLGAGLALGNVLQREPIQRYDLCGDCVKCQSDCEFQAIEDDGSIDRFQCFQCSVCVDNYYDPEGCPVVLQYDNEHGFTVDAWRDPALIERIRPEDRTTEQQRLLAERAVTDGGETEPYAGSSDLVPDGTVVDMVRRETAGGDAPGSDASCGCSGSDASCGCSGTAWLDGGDGDA, encoded by the coding sequence GTGAGCCGGCGCCGCCGGATCGCCGTCGTGTTCGCCCTCCTCCTCGTCCTCGCCGTGCCGGCTCCGGTGGTCGCCGTCGATCGGACCACCATCGACGATCCGTTCTCCGAGCGGAGCCTGACGAAGGTCTACCCCGGCGCCGACGACTTCTCCGAGCCCTCCGGCCAGTATCGAACGGTCGGGGCCTACCGGCAGGTCGACGGCGAACGGCAGCTCGCGGGCTACGTCTTCCTCACGAGCAACGTCGTCGATGTCGAGGGATACGGCGACGAACCCATCGAGTTTCTGGTCGCGCTCGACACCAACGGCACCCTCCGCGGTGTCGAACTCGTCGAACAGCACGAACCCTTCTTCGACCGCGCATCGGCCATCCAGCGCCTGCGGCGGTTCAGCTACCAGATGGTCGGGATGTCGGTCACACAGGACGTCACGCTCCGTGACCCCGACGGGAACGAACACCACGTCGACGCGCTCACCGGCGCGTCCGTGACGACCCGGGCCTCCATCGAGACGGTGACGCGGTCGGCCCGGATCGTGGCCAAAGAGAAGGGCATCGTCTCCGAATCGGCGCTCGACGACGGGTCGACGAACGAGACGGCGACGAACCAGTCGTCGGAACGCCGGATGACGCTCGGCGACCTGGGTCGTGGAGCGCCGCTCGCCCGGTGGGACGCCGGGGCGCCGGACGCGACGGCCGGATCGAACGACTCCCTGACGCTCTATGCGGCGCCCATCGAATCCGACCCCGTCAAGCGGAGCCTGTTCGCCGACCGGGCCGCCGGCCCCCCGGACGCCAACGCGACGGTCCTCTGGGTGGGTCTGAACGCCCCGGGATCGGCGTCCCGGCCGGAGCGGCTCCGACTCCACCAGTGGACCCGGTCGTACGCGCCGCCGGTCCACGAGACGCGGATCGACGGCGTGGACTGGAGCGCCGCTCTGGCGATCGAGGGTACCCTCGACACCGCCAGCCCGTTCGTCCTCGATCTGACCGTGGGCGGGGAGCGCCTCAGCCGGACCTACGGTCCCGGCGGGTTGGCCGTCCGGCGCCCGGTCGACGCCGTGGCCGCCCGGACGGTGCCGGCGTGGGTCGGAACCGTCGAGTCCGCGTGGCAGGACAACTGGCTCGCCGCCGCCGCGCTCGTCGTCTTCCTCACGGGAATCGTCGGCATCTTCACCTTCCGCTCGCGGATCAGCCGCCGAACGGGGTGGACGACCAACCGCCTCCGCATCGGCACGCTGGGGGTGACACTCGCCTTCATCGGCTGGTACCATCCCACCCAGCCCACCACCCAACAGATCGCGATCCTCGTTCGGGAACTCGTCTCGTGGGCGACCGCCGGCGGTTTCCGGTGGGCGCTGTTTTTCTCGGCCCCGCTCGTCGCGATCACGTTCATCTGCATCGCGCTCGTCATCCCGAAGTGGGGCCGTGGCGTCTTCTGTGGGTGGATCTGCCCGTTCGGGGCCCTCTCGGAACTGCTCTACAAGCTGACGCCCTGGGAGTACGAACTCCCCCGGGAGTACCACGTCAAACTCGAGAAGCTCCGTTATCCGCTTTTCGTCGCCATCGTGATCGGGTTCGTAATCTCGACGGACTTCGGCGCGACGTTGGCGAAGGTCGAGCCGTTCAAGGCGGCCTTCTACAGTTCGCTGGTGACCGACCCCGTCTACATCGCGTGGTCGGCGCTGCTCGTCGTCTCGGGCGCGTTCATGTTCCGGCCCTACTGCCGGTACGTCTGTCCGCTCGGTGCCGGGTTGGCGCTCGGCAACGTCCTCCAGCGGGAGCCGATCCAGCGATACGACCTCTGTGGCGACTGCGTGAAATGCCAGAGCGACTGCGAGTTCCAGGCCATCGAGGACGACGGCTCGATCGACCGGTTCCAGTGTTTCCAGTGTTCGGTCTGTGTCGACAACTACTACGACCCCGAGGGGTGTCCGGTCGTCCTCCAGTACGACAACGAACACGGGTTCACGGTCGACGCGTGGCGGGATCCCGCGCTCATCGAGCGGATTCGCCCCGAGGACCGGACGACAGAGCAACAGCGCCTCCTCGCCGAACGCGCCGTGACCGACGGCGGTGAGACGGAGCCGTACGCGGGGAGTTCCGACCTCGTCCCCGACGGCACCGTCGTCGACATGGTCCGCCGGGAGACGGCGGGTGGCGACGCCCCGGGTTCGGACGCGTCGTGTGGCTGTTCGGGGTCGGACGCGTCGTGTGGCTGTTCGGGGACGGCCTGGCTCGACGGGGGTGACGGCGATGCGTGA